The following nucleotide sequence is from Halorussus caseinilyticus.
TAGCGAAGGCCGTCGCCGCGCTGGACGACTTCGACGTGTCCTACGAGACCAACCCGATGGGGACCGTCATCGAAGCCGACTCCGTGGACGAGTTGTTCGCCGCGGCGCAGGCCGCCCACGAAGCCGTGGACGGCGACCGGGTGAGTACGTTCCTGAAGATAGACGACAAGCGCACGCGCGAGCAACGCGCGCACGAGAAGGTAGATGCGGTTGAAGACGCGCTGGGTCGGGAGGCCAAGCGGGAGCGATAGCCCGCGACTCCGTTTTCGTCGTGCGAACGTCCTCGACTGCGTTCCGAGACAACCTGTCCCGAACTGAGAGCGACTGATAAACGGTTTACGGGGTGACGCCCAATCGACGCGCATGGATAGCCTGAACCGGAACGCGCTCGAAC
It contains:
- a CDS encoding MTH1187 family thiamine-binding protein; translation: MTAIALLSVAPVVEDSMADEVAKAVAALDDFDVSYETNPMGTVIEADSVDELFAAAQAAHEAVDGDRVSTFLKIDDKRTREQRAHEKVDAVEDALGREAKRER